One Setaria italica strain Yugu1 chromosome II, Setaria_italica_v2.0, whole genome shotgun sequence DNA segment encodes these proteins:
- the LOC101777222 gene encoding NAC domain-containing protein 41, giving the protein MERPAQAPRQLPPGFRFHPTDEELVVQYLRRKALSRPLPAAVIPVVHDGARLDPWDLPGASEGEGYFFSLRRAPAMGRGGGRRRRAGSGYWKATGKEKPVFLQCGGKRQLLVGVKTALAFHRSEPSSSRTGWVMHEYRLAVPGGAAEQRKNASHDCVVEPGGEWVVCRVFLKNRPRSRPNRDVDGKNPGNRASTAHRAAPLQHRGDAERQQPSSSSCVTGVTDISDQDEVSSSTIRDAPAASQRED; this is encoded by the exons atggagAGGCCTGCGCAGGCGCCCAGGCAGCTGCCGCCTGGGTTCCGGTTCCACCCCACCGACGAGGAGCTGGTGGTGCAGTACCTCCGCCGGAAGGCCCTGTCCCgcccgctgccggccgccgtcaTCCCCGTCGTCCACGACGGCGCCAGGCTGGATCCATGGGACCTCCCTG GAGCGAGCGAAGGGGAGGGGTACTTCTTCAGCCTGCGTCGAGCGCCGGCGatgggccgcggcggcggccgcaggaGGAGAGCTGGCAGCGGGTACTGGAAGGCCACGGGGAAGGAGAAGCCTGTGTTCCTGCAGTGCGGCGGCAAGCGGCAGCTGCTCGTGGGCGTCAAGACGGCGCTCGCCTTCCATCGCAGCgagccgtcgtcgtcgcggaCCGGTTGGGTCATGCACGAGTACCGGCTCGCCGtgcccggcggcgcggccgagcAGAGGAAGAATGCAAGCCAT GACTGCGTTGTTGAGCCGGGAGGAGAGTGGGTCGTGTGCCGGGTCTTTCTGAAGAACAGACCAAGAAGCAGGCCGAACAGGGATGTCGACGGCAAAAATCCGGGAAACCGCGCCTCCACTGCACACCGCGCGGCGCCGCTGCAGCACCGGGGAGATGCCGAACGGCAGCAGCCGTCGTCTTCAAGCTGTGTCACCGGTGTTACCGACATTTCGGACCAAGACGAAGTCAGCAGCAGCACTATCAGAGATGCCCCGGCTGCCTCCCAAAGAGAGGACTAG
- the LOC106804175 gene encoding mitochondrial import inner membrane translocase subunit TIM8, with amino-acid sequence MDVDNSPELRRLLEQEKEQLMAKQMVSKLTSVCWDKCITSTPGSKFSTGETTCLSNCARRFLDMSMILAKRFQLK; translated from the exons ATGGACGTGGATAATTCACCTGAGCTGCGGCGATTACTCGAG CAAGAGAAGGAGCAGCTGATGGCCAAGCAGATGGTCAGCAAGCTAACAAGTGTGTGCTGGGACAAATGCATCACCAGCACCCCGGGAAGCAAGTTCAGCACTGGAGAAACCACTTGCCTGAGCAACTGCGCACGGAGGTTCCTAGACATGAGCATGATACTCGCCAAGCGGTTTCAGCTCAAGTAA